One window of Rhinolophus ferrumequinum isolate MPI-CBG mRhiFer1 chromosome 26, mRhiFer1_v1.p, whole genome shotgun sequence genomic DNA carries:
- the ADCK2 gene encoding uncharacterized aarF domain-containing protein kinase 2 isoform X1 translates to MVTPWRISVRVCLSHLRGFELRKKLSLLRPSGCPHNARLCWLLFGTLPRLISVYGNIGEGAPESLCQRRASWSDLDENGTLDRVSQEGRLGCLLLHLRIWLRAGALLVKFFPLLLLYPLTYLAPSVSSLWLHLFLKATETSGPTYIKLGQWASTRRDLFSEAFCAQFSKLHVQVTPHPWTHTEHILRQAFGEDWGRVLCFEKQEPVGSGCVAQVYKAHANPAFLDNVSTQRLAKASSLQPSSEAGTAGGLRELSGHLEKGWRPQGSLADQAFLEKLLLPTADLVGSNTAESPAPASAHLPEPDHLVPVAVKVLHPGLLSQVQMDLLLMKVGSQVLAFLPGIKWLSLPEVVEEFEKLMVQQIDLRYEARNLEHFQCNFLNVNSVKFPTPLHPFVTRDVLVETYEESVPVSSYQQAGIPADLKRKIARLGINMLLKMIFVDNFVHADLHPGNILVQGADGLSMSPEARLQHVDVGDTLVVAVTPAQCPLCLVLLDAGIVAKLQAADLRNFRAVFTAVAMGQGQRVAELILHHARASECRDVEGFKAEMATLVTQARKNTITLEKLQVSSLLSNVFKLLMTHKVKLESNFASIVFAIMVLEGLGRSLDPKLDVLEAAKPFLLKGLASQP, encoded by the exons ATGGTGACCCCCTGGCGCATTTCTGTCAGGGTCTGCTTGTCGCACCTCAGGGGTTttgagctcagaaagaaactcaGCCTTCTAAGACCCTCTGGATGCCCTCACAATGCCAGACTCTGTTGGCTTCTGTTTGGCACTTTGCCCAGACTCATCTCTGTCTATGGGAACATTGGTGAGGGGGCCCCTGAGAGCCTGTGTCAGCGAAGGGCCAGCTGGAGTGACCTGGATGAAAATGGGACTCTGGACAGAGTCTCCCAAGAGGGGCGGCTAGGCTGTCTCCTCCTGCACCTCCGGATTTGGCTTCGGGCTGGGGCTCTCTTGGTGAAATTCTTCCCCCTCCTTCTGCTCTACCCCCTCACCTACCTGGCTCCCAGTGTCTCTAGCCTCTGGCTCCACCTGTTTCTGAAAGCCACTGAGACTTCAGGACCAACGTACATCAAACTGGGCCAGTGGGCCAGCACCCGGCGAGATCTCTTCTCGGAGGCTTTCTGTGCCCAGTTCTCCAAGCTGCACGTCCAGGTGACCCCGCACCCTTGGACTCACACTGAGCACATCCTGCGGCAGGCATTTGGGGAGGACTGGGGGAGAGTCCTCTGCTTTGAGAAGCAGGAACCTGTAGGTTCAGGCTGCGTGGCCCAAGTGTACAAAGCACATGCCAATCCTGCCTTCCTGGACAATGTCAGCACCCAGAGACTTGCCAAGGCCTCCAGTCTGCAGCCTTCTTCCGAAGCGGGGACAGCTGGCGGGCTGAGAGAGCTCTCCGGACACCTGGAGAAGGGGTGGAGGCCTCAAGGAAGCCTTGCTGACCAGGCATTTCTAGAAAAGCTGCTCCTCCCCACAGCTGACCTGGTTGGCTCTAACACAGCAGAGTCTCCGGCTCCAGCATCTGCCCACCTACCTGAACCAGATCACCTCGTCCCTGTGGCAGTGAAA GTTTTGCACCCTGGCCTGCTCTCTCAGGTGCAGATGGACCTGCTGCTGATGAAGGTGGGCAGCCAAGTCCTTGCATTTTTGCCAGGAATCAAGTGGCTTAGCTTGCCCGAGGTTGTGGAGGAATTTGAGAAGCTCATGGTCCAACAG ATCGACCTGCGCTATGAAGCCCGGAATCTAGAACACTTCCAGTGCAACTTCCTGAACGTGAATTCTGTCAAATTCCCCACCCCTCTGCATCCCTTTGTCACCAGGGATGTTTTGGTGGAAACATATGAA GAGAGCGTGCCCGTGTCCAGTTACCagcaggcgggaattcccgctgACTTGAAGAGGAAGATTGCGCGCCTGGGGATCAACATGCTCCTGAAGATG ATATTTGTGGACAACTTCGTCCATGCGGACCTTCACCCTGGAAACATCCTGGTCCAGGGTGCGGACGGTCTGTCCATGAGCCCAGAAGCGCGGCTGCAGCACGTGGACGTCGGTGACACGCTGGTGGTGGCTGTGACGCCTGCCCAGTGCCCTCTGTGCCTGGTGCTCCTGGATGCTGGCATCGTGGCCAAGCTGCAGGCTGCTGACCTGAGAAACTTCCGGGCAGTCTTCACGGCCGTGGCAATGGGGCAG GGCCAAAGAGTGGCTGAGCTCATCCTGCATCACGCTCGGGCCAGCGAGTGCAGGGACGTGGAGGGATTCAAGGCTGAGATGGCCACACTTGTGACCCAGGCCAGGAAGAACACAATCACCCTGGAAAAG CTTCAAGTGTCCAGCCTTCTCTCGAATGTCTTTAAGTTACTGATGACTCACAAG GTAAAGCTTGAAAGCAACTTTGCCTCAATTGTGTTCGCCATCATGGTGCTGGAGGGGCTTGGCCGCTCACTGGACCCCAAACTGGACGTCCTGGAGGCAGCAAAGCCTTTCCTTCTGAAAGGACTGGCGTCCCAGCCCTGA
- the LOC117018090 gene encoding uncharacterized protein LOC117018090 — MCSEPACNSRRISGFHTLCKESYKDVSGETRMWGRVKGAFAFALNLYPGPRTNSQVSRSGCRRRVRFKGPSPSRWAGRSRRLRPRGLYARSPALRTRVLAPAARSSALRTRVLAPAARSPALRRPPRPALGARIPGPPHHLSAVGALLPGLLLPSPALGASALGSTHTPSRTLLPIPLGPWALPPSAGAGTKPRFRTGPGARGDTAAAGSVSRSWATSRRSRARPRPDFASGLAPPVLPVGSVLKVPGRRLLGGLGP, encoded by the exons ATGTGTTCAGAACCGGCTTGCAATTCACGGCGCATTTCAGGCTTCCACACTCTTTGCAAGGAAAGCTACAAAGATGTCAGCGGAGAGACACGCATGTGGGGAAGGGTGAAAGGCGCGTTTGCCTTTGCGTTAAATCTCTATCCGGGACCCAGGACCAACAGCCAGGTGAGCCGGAGCGGGTGCAGGCGCCGCGTCCGCTTTAAGGGGCCGTCTCCGAGCCGGTGGGCGGGGCGCTCCCGGAGGCTCCGGCCGCGCGGCCTCTACGCCCGATCCCCGGCCCTCCGCAC CCGCGTCCTTGCTCCAGCCGCCCGGTCCTCGGCCCTCCGCACCCGCGTCCTTGCTCCCGCCGCCCGGTCCCCGGCCCTCCGTAGGCCCCCACGCCCCGCTCTCGGTGCTCGGATCCCAGGCCCACCGCACCACCTCTCCGCTGTCGGCGCCCTTCTCCCCGGccttctgctcccctcccccgcccttgGCGCCTCAGCCCTTGGCAGCACCCACACCCCCTCCCGGACGCTACTCCCAATCCCGCTCGGCCCCTGGGCGCTCCCGCCCTCTGCGGGTGCCGGAACGAAACCGCGATTCCGCACCGGCCCTGGTGCGCGCGGTGACACTGCGGCCGCCGGCTCTGTCTCCCGCAGCTGGGCCACCTCGCGCAGGTCGCGTGCCCGCCCTAGGCCTGACTTCGCGTCTGGCTTGGCTCCTCCGGTTCTCCCAGTGGGTTCAGTTCTGAAAGTCCCCGGGCGTAGGCTCCTAGGGGGCCTCGGGCCTTAG
- the ADCK2 gene encoding uncharacterized aarF domain-containing protein kinase 2 isoform X2 → MVTPWRISVRVCLSHLRGFELRKKLSLLRPSGCPHNARLCWLLFGTLPRLISVYGNIGEGAPESLCQRRASWSDLDENGTLDRVSQEGRLGCLLLHLRIWLRAGALLVKFFPLLLLYPLTYLAPSVSSLWLHLFLKATETSGPTYIKLGQWASTRRDLFSEAFCAQFSKLHVQVTPHPWTHTEHILRQAFGEDWGRVLCFEKQEPVGSGCVAQVYKAHANPAFLDNVSTQRLAKASSLQPSSEAGTAGGLRELSGHLEKGWRPQGSLADQAFLEKLLLPTADLVGSNTAESPAPASAHLPEPDHLVPVAVKVLHPGLLSQVQMDLLLMKIDLRYEARNLEHFQCNFLNVNSVKFPTPLHPFVTRDVLVETYEESVPVSSYQQAGIPADLKRKIARLGINMLLKMIFVDNFVHADLHPGNILVQGADGLSMSPEARLQHVDVGDTLVVAVTPAQCPLCLVLLDAGIVAKLQAADLRNFRAVFTAVAMGQGQRVAELILHHARASECRDVEGFKAEMATLVTQARKNTITLEKLQVSSLLSNVFKLLMTHKVKLESNFASIVFAIMVLEGLGRSLDPKLDVLEAAKPFLLKGLASQP, encoded by the exons ATGGTGACCCCCTGGCGCATTTCTGTCAGGGTCTGCTTGTCGCACCTCAGGGGTTttgagctcagaaagaaactcaGCCTTCTAAGACCCTCTGGATGCCCTCACAATGCCAGACTCTGTTGGCTTCTGTTTGGCACTTTGCCCAGACTCATCTCTGTCTATGGGAACATTGGTGAGGGGGCCCCTGAGAGCCTGTGTCAGCGAAGGGCCAGCTGGAGTGACCTGGATGAAAATGGGACTCTGGACAGAGTCTCCCAAGAGGGGCGGCTAGGCTGTCTCCTCCTGCACCTCCGGATTTGGCTTCGGGCTGGGGCTCTCTTGGTGAAATTCTTCCCCCTCCTTCTGCTCTACCCCCTCACCTACCTGGCTCCCAGTGTCTCTAGCCTCTGGCTCCACCTGTTTCTGAAAGCCACTGAGACTTCAGGACCAACGTACATCAAACTGGGCCAGTGGGCCAGCACCCGGCGAGATCTCTTCTCGGAGGCTTTCTGTGCCCAGTTCTCCAAGCTGCACGTCCAGGTGACCCCGCACCCTTGGACTCACACTGAGCACATCCTGCGGCAGGCATTTGGGGAGGACTGGGGGAGAGTCCTCTGCTTTGAGAAGCAGGAACCTGTAGGTTCAGGCTGCGTGGCCCAAGTGTACAAAGCACATGCCAATCCTGCCTTCCTGGACAATGTCAGCACCCAGAGACTTGCCAAGGCCTCCAGTCTGCAGCCTTCTTCCGAAGCGGGGACAGCTGGCGGGCTGAGAGAGCTCTCCGGACACCTGGAGAAGGGGTGGAGGCCTCAAGGAAGCCTTGCTGACCAGGCATTTCTAGAAAAGCTGCTCCTCCCCACAGCTGACCTGGTTGGCTCTAACACAGCAGAGTCTCCGGCTCCAGCATCTGCCCACCTACCTGAACCAGATCACCTCGTCCCTGTGGCAGTGAAA GTTTTGCACCCTGGCCTGCTCTCTCAGGTGCAGATGGACCTGCTGCTGATGAAG ATCGACCTGCGCTATGAAGCCCGGAATCTAGAACACTTCCAGTGCAACTTCCTGAACGTGAATTCTGTCAAATTCCCCACCCCTCTGCATCCCTTTGTCACCAGGGATGTTTTGGTGGAAACATATGAA GAGAGCGTGCCCGTGTCCAGTTACCagcaggcgggaattcccgctgACTTGAAGAGGAAGATTGCGCGCCTGGGGATCAACATGCTCCTGAAGATG ATATTTGTGGACAACTTCGTCCATGCGGACCTTCACCCTGGAAACATCCTGGTCCAGGGTGCGGACGGTCTGTCCATGAGCCCAGAAGCGCGGCTGCAGCACGTGGACGTCGGTGACACGCTGGTGGTGGCTGTGACGCCTGCCCAGTGCCCTCTGTGCCTGGTGCTCCTGGATGCTGGCATCGTGGCCAAGCTGCAGGCTGCTGACCTGAGAAACTTCCGGGCAGTCTTCACGGCCGTGGCAATGGGGCAG GGCCAAAGAGTGGCTGAGCTCATCCTGCATCACGCTCGGGCCAGCGAGTGCAGGGACGTGGAGGGATTCAAGGCTGAGATGGCCACACTTGTGACCCAGGCCAGGAAGAACACAATCACCCTGGAAAAG CTTCAAGTGTCCAGCCTTCTCTCGAATGTCTTTAAGTTACTGATGACTCACAAG GTAAAGCTTGAAAGCAACTTTGCCTCAATTGTGTTCGCCATCATGGTGCTGGAGGGGCTTGGCCGCTCACTGGACCCCAAACTGGACGTCCTGGAGGCAGCAAAGCCTTTCCTTCTGAAAGGACTGGCGTCCCAGCCCTGA